The segment TTTAACAGTGGGTGGGTTTAACGGTGTTAAACCCCTACAATTATTGATGGTAATTATTATGCGATCGCGGTTTATGTTATTTCGGGGGATATGATGATGATGTCGGCGATCGCTACTAATATTACTGTAGGGGCATAATGGTATTATGCCCGTTATCATTATGCCTCAACACCATGATACCTATTATTATTCTGTTTAACGATGGGTGGGTTTAACGAGGTTGACGGGTTTAACATTGTTAAACCCCTACAATGATTGATGTTAATTATTATGCGATCGCTATTAATATTATTGTTGGGGGATAATACCATTATGCCCATTATCATTATGCCTCAACACAATGATCTCTATTATTATTTTGTTTAACGGTGGGTGGGTTTAACGGGGTTGACGGGTTTAACAGTGTTAAACCCCTACATTTATTGATGGTAATTGTTGTGCGATCGCTATTAATATTACTGTAGGGGCATAATACCATTATGCCCATTATCATTATGCCTCAACACAATGATCTCTATTATTATTTTGTTTAACGGTGGGTGGGTTTAACGGGGTTGACGGGTTTAACAATGTTAAACCCCTACAATGATTGATGTTAATTATTATGCGATCGCTATTAATATTACTGTAGGGGCATAATACCATTATGCCCGTTATTATTATGCCTCAACACGATGATACCGATTATTATTAGGTTTAACCATTGTTGGGTTTAACCGTTGGTGGGTTTAACAGTGTTAAACCCCTACAGGGAATTAATTATTGAAAACAGATCTTATCTCCTCAACCGTTGTATTAAAAATAGACGCAACCCCCTCTAAAATGCTGTCATCGGGGTTGTCTTGATAAAAACGCTTGAAATTTTGTATAGAATTTTCTACCCAGTATTGATCGTTAAATTCCACCCATATTTGTAACGCTTGTAAGTAATAATTTTTGGCATCTTCGGGGTTTCCTGTTGCTTCTGCTACCATTCCTAAACAATAGTAGGTTCTTGCTTGAGAGTAGCGATCGCTGTATTCAATTTTAATAGACAAAGCTTGTTCGTAATAGGTTTGTGCTTGTTCCCATTGACATAATTTTTGCGCTAATACTCCTAAATTGTGGCATATTCCTGCTTGAGAGTAGTGATCGCTGTATTTAATAAAGATACACAAAGCTTTTTTGTAATACTTTCTCGCTTCTTCCCATTCGTGTAATTCTTGCGCTAATACTCCTAACAGTTGGTAGGTACTTGCTTGAGAGTAGCTATCGCTGTATTCAATTTTGATAGACAAAGCTTGTTGGTAATAGTTTCTCGCTTCTTCCCATTCGCGTAATTCTTGCGCTACTATTCCTAACTGGTGGTAGGTACTTGCTTGAGAGTAGCGATCACTGTATTCAATAGCTTGTTGGTAATAGTTTCTCGCTTCTTCCCATTCGCGTAATTCTTGCGCTACTATTCCTAACTGGTGGTAGATAGCTGCTAGTTTACTTTGTTTTTGCTGTTCGTCTACCTTATTTAAAGTATTCAGTAATTCAATACTTTGTAAATAAGCGTCTTTTGCTGCTTCATATTGCTGTAGTTGTAAATAATTATTGGCTTTTTGTACAAAAGGAATAACGATATCTAACCCTAACTGAGTTTCCTTTGCTGCGGGGGAATAATTTTGGACTGCGTTACAAACCAACTCATCTAACTTGAGACAACTTTGATAGTCATTGATCACCTCTAAATATGTTGTTAAACACTGATAAATATCAATTGTCTCCTGTTTCTCCAAACAAATTTGTAACCCTGTAAACAGGTTCTCATACTCTAAACGACAGTAAAATATCCCTATTTGTCTCTTTTGGGGTTCTTTTGACTGCAATAAATTAAAATAAGACCTAGCTAAACCAATATAATGATTCTTAAACCCTTCTTGTAATGCTTCTTGGGTTGCTGTGTCTAATTCTTTTACCTTAGTCTTTAGAAAATAGGGAAAAACAGGCTGAATAGTTAATAAGTCTTCATCGGGTTGTGGAGGATCACCCAACAACATGGGAGACAACAAACCCCAATGGATCGCTTCTGAGATAGCATCCTCAAACTGATCAAAAGGATAATCTTGAAAGGGGTCTAATTTTTGTAATTCTTGGACATAGTTGGGTATTGAAAACCGATTGATAAAACTACTAAAAGGTGCTAAACAGAGTAATAACTTTTGTGCGTCAGGTGATAGGTTGCTGTGGGAATATTCTACACACTTAAGGATACTTTCGGTTTTATTTTCGCTTCCCGTATCTAAATTAACATCCGCTAACTGTAACCCGTTGAGTATTTCTTGGGGGGTTTGCGTCTTCAAATTTCCTAAGACAACTTCCATCGCTAAAGGATAACCCGCTAAAAGCTTCATTAACCGCTTAAAATTATCATCTTCCTTCACCTTATCCCGTTTCTTCGGGTTAGGAATAGTTGCCTCAAGGATTTTTTCTGCTAATTCTGTCCGTGACTCCTTATCTAACCCCTGTAACGGATAGAGATAACGAATATTATTATTCGTATAAACCTCTTTTAACCAACTTTCCTCACTCCGAGAACCCAAAACAATTTTTGTCTTCCCACCCTTCAACCGTTGTAAGAGATATTTCAGTTTTTCCTGTTCGGTTTTCTCTAACGTATTCTGAATAGCCAAAGGTTGTCCCGTGACTGATTCTAAATTGTCTAAAATCAAAATATGATTACTACTGCGTAAGTCTGTGATCAATTTTCCTAACTTTGCAGCGTCTCCCATCGGTTGAAACTTGGCAAACTCAAACCTGTTATAAATACCCCGTCCTACCTCAAACAAAATCTGATCAACTGTCCAAGCTTTCGTATCGTAACCGAAATAAAAGATCTTGTTTGCATAATGGGTTCTATACCACCATTCCCGCAGATAGTTTAATAAAGTCGTCTTTCCTGTTCCTCCCATCCCCTGCAATAACAGAACATTGTGTTTTAACAAAGACTTTTCTATTTTTAGTATCTCTAAGTCCCGTCCCACAAAACCATAAACGGGTAAAGGAAAGCGATAGTCTTGTTCTAATTGGGTGTAATATTCCTCCGTTTCTTCGGGAGTCATCTCCCGCAAATTAAAATTAACAGGTTGATTGTTATACACCACCGGAAGTAACCAGTCTTCGAGATCAATAATCTCATTAAAATAAGCTTGTCGTCCTTTATTGTTGTACAACTCCAACCGACTTAACCGTATCGCTTCAGTGATGGGTTTACTATTAAACAATTCCTTGTACAACGCTTGCATCATCAACCTTGCCGCAGAAACCGTCACCGAATAGGCCATGCCAACAACCATCTGCATTTCTGCTTGCATCAAACGACTACTTAAACTGGTTTCATTACTATGTTGTAGGGGCACACCTTTTCCCACTATAACTTTATTATCGTCCCTTTCTTCAATTTTGTCAAGCCTTATTTGTTTGCCAGATTGACAAGCATTGAGAATACAAACCGGAATATTCTTCCCAGTAAGTAAACTTGTTAACTCTGAAGCTTCAACGGGAACTGCTTTTCCTTTGTTTTCTCCTTCAAAAAAGAGGAAAGCTTTCACCCCGTTATAGGGTTCTAACTGTTCCAACCCGTAACCCCGTTGATACAAATAGCGATTCTTTTCTACTCCCTTTTGGAACTCCTGATAAGTCATCAAACCGCCATGTAGATCAAAATGGATAATATGGTAATAATTACTCCCTTTTGCCTCCAAATGTTTACAGAGACTTTCGTAAGTCCCAGGACGCAAAATCTCAATATTAACCCTCAGATTCCCCTGATCAATTAATTCTACTAAAGGACGGGCAATAGTACGATAACCAATGTCGCTATCTTCATCCGGTCTAGCGACTACAGCTAATAGATTAATAACGGGAAAAACGGGCAAATTAATATTAAGATTAATCGGTTTAACCAAGCGACGAGTCATCAAACAATCGACCGCAAAGGGACGAGATAACTCAGGATCTTTCATCGCTTCCCAATGCAACGATTGAAACTCAGGCGTTTTACCTTTAATTTCAAACTGAATATCTTTTAAATGACCTCTTAACTGACAGTAATTAGCATAGGCATTAATATCGGATTTAAAAACCTGTTCAAATAAAGACAGTCCATAATGGTTGACACTATCGGCTGCTTTCTTAGCAGTTTCCGTATTCAACATAGGAGTTACTAACCACCCCTCAAAATACCATTCTAAAAGATTTTCCTCTCGCGGTTCAAAGGGGTCAGAAACCGTGATAGAATATTCTTGATTATTAATCATTAAAAGTGCATTAAATCCGCTTTCTGTTGCTTGTTCTTCCCGAATAATAATAACTGGCATAAACTTATCAATAATGTTATCTATAGCATTTCTCACTCTGATGAGGTGCACTTAACGCCTAGATGGTTTGCGGGCGTGGAAACCACGCCCCTACTTTATGGTACAATAAAAAAATTGATAAAGTCCGCAATACCCACCCTACAAGTTTATTTGTAGGAGCATAATACTATTATGCCCGTTATTATTGGGTTTAACCGTGTTAAACCCTAACAAAAAAACGTTAATATACTTAATTATTTATGACAACAAAACTCAACCTATCAGAATTAGACTATTGGCAAAAACAATGGCCAAAAGATGAAATAACAGAAACCGTCTTTACCCTAATTATGGATGAAGATGGGGACTTAGAAACCGCATTCAATCAATTATTTCAACAAAAAAATGGCATAATTCCTAATATGGCAAATCAATCATTATGGGAAGTCACGTTAAATGTTCTCCGTCAAGAAATTTGTGGAGAAAATAACAGTTTAAAAAGCCAAATTAAAGAGGTTCGTAACAACCCAGGAAAAACCAGCATAATAACAGGAATTATTATTTATATTGTCGAAAAATGTCAGTTACCCCTAGATACTGCCCTAGCAACGATGATTGTATTGTATCTTCTTAAAGTAGGAATCGATATTTTTTGTCAATATACATCATACTAAAATCAACACTTTGTACAAAAAATAATCACTAAAAAAGCTATCTAATTAACCTAAATAAGCTTTAACAATTTCGACAATTCTTTGACTCGCTTTTCCATCTCCAAAGGGATTAATAGCATTAGACATAGCTTGATAAGCCTCTTTATTAGTTAATAATTCACCTGCTTCTGTTATCATTGTTTGGGGATTTGTCCCCACTAATTTAGCTGTTCCTGCGTCAACTGCTTCAGGGCGTTCGGTGGTTTCTCTTAATACTAAAACGGGTTTTCCTAGACTGGGTGCTTCCTCTTGTAATCCCCCTGAATCTGTTAGTAATAAATAGGAATTTTTAATGGCTGCCACTAATTCCCCGTAGTCCAAAGGTTCGGTTAAAAAGACGCGAGGATGGGTTCCTAATGCTGCTTCAATGGGTTCTCTTACCGTTGGATTACGGTGCATGGGTAATAATAAAACCGTGTCAGGATGCTTGTCTAAAATCAGCTTAAATCCTTCAAGAATATCTTGTAACGGTTGCCCCCAATTTTCCCGACGATGAACGGTTGCCAGTAACATTCGATATTGATTGAGATCGAGTCCTTCAATCTTCAAAATAGGTTGTTTTTGTGCTACTGTTAATAAGGCATCAATAACCGTATTTCCAGTTAGATGAACTTCTCCTGTTACCCCCGATCGCTTTAAATTTTCTACCGCTAATGTTGTCGGGGCAAAATGTAATTGAGTTAGTTGAGAAATTAAACGACGGTTAGCTTCTTCTGGGAAGGGATTATAAATATTATCTGTTCTTAAACCCGCTTCAACGTGACCGACGGGAATTTGTTGATAAAAGGCTGCTAAAGCTGCTGCAAAAGCGGTTGTTGTATCCCCTTGGACAATCACTAATTTAGGCTGAATTTCTTGAAAAATAGTTTCTAAACCCTGTAAACTTCTGTAGGTAATGTCAGACAAAGTTTGGCCAGGTTGCATAATTTTCAGATCGCGATCGCCTGTTAATTCAAACAGTTCCATCACCTGTTCTACCATTTCCCGATGCTGTCCTGTTAAAATAACATGGGTTTCAAAGGCTGGTGATTGGCGAAATTGCTGAATCACTGGAGCAAGTTTAATGGCTTCAGGACGGGTTCCTAGGGTAATACAAATGGGATAAGGGGATGAAATCATTCAAGAATTAGGGCTAAGTCAATCGTTACTATTTTAACTGAATCTAATCGCCGTTACAAAAACGACTTGGTGACTTGGTGACTTCGTTAACTCTGGCCAGGCTAGAATTTATGTTGAGTTTAGGGACTTAAAATCTTTGAAGCAGAAAATGGCAAAACAGATGACGTATTTCTTGGCATTTAATCAAGTTGTCAGTAAAATCGTTGAGAAATATCAGGAGCTAGAGTATGATTATAGTCTATTAGTTGCCTTAAGTGGGATTGATGGAGCCGGCAAAGGGCATCTCGCTAACCAACTCTCAAAGTCCTTAAATTCATTGGGGATGAAGACGATCATTGTTCATGGAGATGATTGGTTAAACCTACCCCATATTAGATTTAATGCCAAGAATCCTGCCGAGAATTTTTATCGTAATGGATTTCGCTTTGAAGCGATGTTCAAGGATTTGATTTTACCTTTAAAAAAACAGCGTTTTATTCAATTAGAAGCCAATATACTTAAAGAAACATCAACCCATTATCTGCCCTATTTTTATGATTATGAAGACATTGATATTATTATTCTTGAGGCGATTTATCTAATACAACCAACATTTATCAACGATTATGATCTTGCCTTTTGGGTTGATTGTTCTTTTAAAACGGCTTTAGAAAGAGCCCTGTTAAGAGGACAAGAAGGGTTATCGAAACAAGACACAATAGAAGCTTATAAAACCCTATATTTTGCAGCACAACTTATTCATTTTAGCCAAGATAATCCTAAAGCCTTAGCATCGGCTATCATTAACAATGATTTTAGACTCAACAACTGTAGAGACTATCCTCAACTCTTTGAAATCCATTAATTCTTAACAATTTTAAGCCATAAATTAGGAGACAGTTCTCC is part of the Rippkaea orientalis PCC 8801 genome and harbors:
- a CDS encoding uridine kinase codes for the protein MTYFLAFNQVVSKIVEKYQELEYDYSLLVALSGIDGAGKGHLANQLSKSLNSLGMKTIIVHGDDWLNLPHIRFNAKNPAENFYRNGFRFEAMFKDLILPLKKQRFIQLEANILKETSTHYLPYFYDYEDIDIIILEAIYLIQPTFINDYDLAFWVDCSFKTALERALLRGQEGLSKQDTIEAYKTLYFAAQLIHFSQDNPKALASAIINNDFRLNNCRDYPQLFEIH
- the wecB gene encoding non-hydrolyzing UDP-N-acetylglucosamine 2-epimerase encodes the protein MISSPYPICITLGTRPEAIKLAPVIQQFRQSPAFETHVILTGQHREMVEQVMELFELTGDRDLKIMQPGQTLSDITYRSLQGLETIFQEIQPKLVIVQGDTTTAFAAALAAFYQQIPVGHVEAGLRTDNIYNPFPEEANRRLISQLTQLHFAPTTLAVENLKRSGVTGEVHLTGNTVIDALLTVAQKQPILKIEGLDLNQYRMLLATVHRRENWGQPLQDILEGFKLILDKHPDTVLLLPMHRNPTVREPIEAALGTHPRVFLTEPLDYGELVAAIKNSYLLLTDSGGLQEEAPSLGKPVLVLRETTERPEAVDAGTAKLVGTNPQTMITEAGELLTNKEAYQAMSNAINPFGDGKASQRIVEIVKAYLG
- a CDS encoding CHAT domain-containing tetratricopeptide repeat protein, whose protein sequence is MPVIIIREEQATESGFNALLMINNQEYSITVSDPFEPREENLLEWYFEGWLVTPMLNTETAKKAADSVNHYGLSLFEQVFKSDINAYANYCQLRGHLKDIQFEIKGKTPEFQSLHWEAMKDPELSRPFAVDCLMTRRLVKPINLNINLPVFPVINLLAVVARPDEDSDIGYRTIARPLVELIDQGNLRVNIEILRPGTYESLCKHLEAKGSNYYHIIHFDLHGGLMTYQEFQKGVEKNRYLYQRGYGLEQLEPYNGVKAFLFFEGENKGKAVPVEASELTSLLTGKNIPVCILNACQSGKQIRLDKIEERDDNKVIVGKGVPLQHSNETSLSSRLMQAEMQMVVGMAYSVTVSAARLMMQALYKELFNSKPITEAIRLSRLELYNNKGRQAYFNEIIDLEDWLLPVVYNNQPVNFNLREMTPEETEEYYTQLEQDYRFPLPVYGFVGRDLEILKIEKSLLKHNVLLLQGMGGTGKTTLLNYLREWWYRTHYANKIFYFGYDTKAWTVDQILFEVGRGIYNRFEFAKFQPMGDAAKLGKLITDLRSSNHILILDNLESVTGQPLAIQNTLEKTEQEKLKYLLQRLKGGKTKIVLGSRSEESWLKEVYTNNNIRYLYPLQGLDKESRTELAEKILEATIPNPKKRDKVKEDDNFKRLMKLLAGYPLAMEVVLGNLKTQTPQEILNGLQLADVNLDTGSENKTESILKCVEYSHSNLSPDAQKLLLCLAPFSSFINRFSIPNYVQELQKLDPFQDYPFDQFEDAISEAIHWGLLSPMLLGDPPQPDEDLLTIQPVFPYFLKTKVKELDTATQEALQEGFKNHYIGLARSYFNLLQSKEPQKRQIGIFYCRLEYENLFTGLQICLEKQETIDIYQCLTTYLEVINDYQSCLKLDELVCNAVQNYSPAAKETQLGLDIVIPFVQKANNYLQLQQYEAAKDAYLQSIELLNTLNKVDEQQKQSKLAAIYHQLGIVAQELREWEEARNYYQQAIEYSDRYSQASTYHQLGIVAQELREWEEARNYYQQALSIKIEYSDSYSQASTYQLLGVLAQELHEWEEARKYYKKALCIFIKYSDHYSQAGICHNLGVLAQKLCQWEQAQTYYEQALSIKIEYSDRYSQARTYYCLGMVAEATGNPEDAKNYYLQALQIWVEFNDQYWVENSIQNFKRFYQDNPDDSILEGVASIFNTTVEEIRSVFNN